A single Numenius arquata chromosome 15, bNumArq3.hap1.1, whole genome shotgun sequence DNA region contains:
- the KCNK18 gene encoding potassium channel subfamily K member 18 — translation MASTSQPLRGKRACKKIFWAVFPHACFILSLVIYAFLGALMFSHIEGNRKVNLSEEYRKFLQNLWHISRNLSDNMTENEEIFKDKIHALLNAAERDWFVNPKDIWTFFGSLFFCCTVFTTVGYGNTYPVTRIGKYLCMLYALFGIPLMFLVLTDMGDILATVLSKSYNEFKKLQSKILASKLCSGSTCNKGDELKSRTQSKVVINEPLTIMELLRSQAGVKRKPVKYRNAEIFEMLIARENEHTKLARNRSIERWSSCPELARGKTMSRVIENFDKIGKQLEKFDVPIVLMVLVIFVYISCAAAILPNWETRLDFQEAFYFCFITLTTIGFGDTQLEHPKFFLFFSLYIIIGMEIVFIAFKLGQDRLIGLYKKVISFCGEKKMPSKKIYPK, via the exons ATGGCATCAACATCACAGCCTCTGCGAGGTAAAAGAGCATGTAAAAAGATATTTTGGGCAGTGTTTCCTCATGCCTGCTTCATTCTGTCTCTTGTGATCTATGCTTTTCTTGGGGCTCTCATGTTTTCCCACATTGAAGGTAACCGGAAGGTCAATTTAAGTGAAGAATATAGAAAATTTCTGCAGAATCTGTGGCACATCTCCAGAAACTTATCAG ATAACATGACAGAAAATGAGGAGATATTTAAGGATAAAATCCATGCACTGCTCAACGCAGCTGAACGAGACTGGTTTGTCAATCCAAAAGATATATGGACTTTCTTTGggtctctctttttctgctgcaCAGTATTCACAACTGTGG gttatgGCAATACCTATCCTGTGACACGGATTGGAAAATATCTCTGTATGTTGTATGCTTTATTTGGCATCCCTCTGATGTTCTTGGTCCTGACAGACATGGGAGACATCCTTGCGACTGTCTTATCCAAGTCTTACAATGAATTCAAAAAACTACAGTCAAAAATTCTAGCCTCTAAACTCTGTTCTGGATCCACATGTAACAAAGGGGATGAACTGAAATCCAGAACACAGTCTAAAGTGGTCATCAATGAGCCCTTGACTATTATGGAATTGCTGAGAAGTCAAGCAGGTGTTAAAAGGAAGCCAGTCAAATATCGCAATGCCGAAATTTTTGAAATGTTAATTGCCAGAGAAAATGAACACACAAAACTAGCAAGAAATAGAAGCATTGAGAGATGGAGTTCATGTCCTGAACTAGCCAGGGGAAAGACAATGTCTAGAGTAATTGAGAATTTTGACAAAATTGGGAAACAGTTAGAAAAATTCGATGTGCCCATTGTATTAATGGTGCTGGTTATCTTTGTGTACATCTCCTGCGCAGCTGCTATTCTTCCAAACTGGGAAACCAGGTTGGATTTTCAGGAagccttttatttctgctttatcaCCTTGACAACTATTGGATTTGGAGACACACAACTGGAACATCCcaagtttttcttgtttttttccctctatatTATTATTGGCATGGAAATTGTCTTCATTGCTTTTAAGCTGGGCCAAGACCGCTTAATTGGTTTGTATAAAAAGGTGATTTCATTTTGTGGGGAGAAAAAGATGCCATCAAAGAAGATATATCCAAAATAA